DNA sequence from the Hoylesella buccalis ATCC 35310 genome:
TTCTTACGCTTGTTATGGTGGTCGGCCAGCTATGGATGAGCACAAACAGCTGAAGCAGATTCAACCCCAAATCATATTTGCCACACCAGGCCGACTCAACGATCATCTTAGCAAAGGAAACATTGTCACAAATTCCACACAATATGTCGTGATAGACGAGTTCGACAAATGTCTTGAAATGGGATTCCAGGATGAAATGAAGGAGGTGTTGACACAACTGCATGCAATCAAGCAACGAATACTCCTATCGGCAACAGATGCCGACTCCATCCCAGAGTTTGTCAATGTAAACCGTCTACAGCGTTTGGATTATTTGGATGAAGTTAATGCCACAAAGCAGATTCAAATCTTTGCTGTACATAGTCCTGAGAAAGATAAATTAGAGACCTTGTCCAAGCTGTTGCTCACTTTTGGCAATCAAAGTAGTATCGTCTTTGTCAATTACCGAGATAGTGCCGAGCGAATTCATGAATACTTGCAGGAACATAGATTTTCCTCTACGGTCTTCCATGGTGGGCTTGACCAAAAACAACGTGAAGATTCACTCTATCAGTTTTCTAATGGTTCCGTAAATGTCTTGGTTAGTACCGACTTGGCCTCTCGTGGACTTGATATTCCCGATGTCAGTAATATCGTTCATTATCATTTGCCTGAACATGAAGATGGTTACATACACCGAATAGGAAGAACGGCCCGATGGGACAAAAAAGGAAAAAGCTTTCTCATCATCGGACCTACGGAGAGCATTCCTGAATTTATCTCTTCTGACATCACAAACTTTGACTTTCCTGAACAACTTCCACCGGTTCCCATGGAACCCAAAATGGCTACATTGTACATCGGAAAAGGAAAGAAAAATAAGATCAGTAAGATGGATGTCGTGGGATTTTTGTGTAAGAAATGCGGTTTGAAGTCAACAGAAATCGGACGTATCGATGTTAAAGACTATTATGTATACGTGGCCGTGGTTCGAAATAAGTTGCAACAAGTTCTCCAGTTGTCCAAAGGTGAAAAAATCAAGGGAATAAAGACTTTGGTAGAGCCAGTTTCATAAAAAAAGAGGCTTTGCGCAAAAAAAATGCATTAATATTTTTTTCTTTCAGACTAATGTCGTAAATTAGCCCCCAAATAAGACAAACATTTATTTCTACTAACTAATCAATTAATATGAAAAAGTACAATTTTAATGCAGGTCCATCAATTCTCCCTCGTGAGGTGATTGAAAACACAGCGAAACAAATTCTCGATTTTAATGGTAGTGGACTCTCTCTGATGGAGATTAGCCACCGTGCAAAAGACTTTCAGCCAGTTGTTGACGAGGCTGTAGCTTTGATTAAAGAGTTGTTGCAGATACCAGAAGGCTATGCAGTTATCTTCTTAGGTGGTGGTGCTTCATTGCAGTTCCACATGATTCCTAACAACTTCTTTGTGAAGAAGGCTGCCTACCTGAACACAGGTACATGGGCTAAGAAAGCTTTGAAAGAAGCAAAGTTCTTCGGAGAAGTAGTAGAAGTGGCTTCTTCTGCAGACAAGAACTATTCTTATCTTCCTAAAGGATGGAGCGTACCTGAAGATTGTGATTATTTCCACATTACTTCTAACAACACCATCTACGGTACAGAGATCCGCAAAGACTTGGATGTAAAGGTGCCACTCATTGCAGATATGTCATCAGATATATTTAGTCGTCCAATTGATGTTGCTAAATATGCATGTATCTACGGTGGAGCACAGAAGAACTTGGCTATGGCCGGTGTTACATTCGTTATTGTTAAGGAAGACATGCTGGGCAAGACCGGACGTGAAATACCAACGATGTTGGATTATCGCACACACATCGAGAAAGGTTCTATGTTTAACACTCCTCCTGTTGTTCCTATCTATTCAGCTCTTGAAACCTTACGTTGGATTAAAAAGAACGGCGGTGTAGAAGCTATGGATAAGTTGGCTCACGAAAGAGCAGACTTGTTGTATGCTGAAATCGACAGAAACAAACTGTTCAAGGGTACTGTTGCTGAAGAGGATCGCTCATTGATGAACATCTGCTTTATCATGAATGATGAATACAAGGATCTTGAAAAACCATTCTTCGAGTTCGCTACCGAACGTGGTATGGTTGGTATCAAGGGACACCGTTCTGCTGGAGGTTTCCGTGCAAGTTGCTACAACGCAATGTGTGTTGATGGTGTGAAAGAGCTGATCGCTTGCATGAAGGAATTCGAAGACAAACATTAATCAATCACAAACTACACACTAGTTATGATTTACGAATAGGCTAAAATAAGGAAATTAGGCGAGCTTAATAATTCAGTTTGCCTGATTCAACCTTATTTTAGCCTGTTTGTTTATCAATTCATGCGTAATCACCTCTTGATGTGATTGCGTAGTTAATTAACCCATTCAATATTCTAAACAAATGAAAGTACTTATTGCTACAGAAAAACCTTTTAATGGAAAGGCAGTCGAGGCTATTAAAAAAGAGTTGGAGAGCCAGAATCATTGCGTTGAACTGTTAGAGAAATACACTTCTACCGATGAACTCAAAGAAGCTGTTAAAGATGCAGAGGCGATGATTGTTCGTTCTGATAAAATAACAAAAGAAATCCTTGATGCTGCTCCAAAACTTAAAGTTGTTGTTCGTGCAGGCGCTGGTTACGATTCTATCGACACCGCCTATGCCAAAGAAAAAGGTGTAGTGGTAGAAAATACCCCAGGTCAAAACTCTAATGCAGTAGCCGAATTGGTATTTGGCTTGTTGATTTATATGTCTCGTAGCTGCTTCTCTGGAAAATCAGGTTGTGAGCTGAAAGGTAAGAAGTTAGGTATCTTGGCTTTTGGTAACATTGGACGTCATGTAGCTCGTATCGCCAATGGTTTTGGTATGGAGGTATATGGCTTCAGCCGTTCACATGCAGAGAATCCTAAAAAAGAAGATGGCGTTCAGTTCGTAGCTACCAAAGAAGAACTTTTCAAGCAGTGTGATATTGTCAGTGTAC
Encoded proteins:
- a CDS encoding DEAD/DEAH box helicase; translation: MSANINLNKLGIDELSLMQQEASRLILGGQADVVILSPTGSGKTLAYLLPLIQKIEVSRDELQAVVIVPNRELALQSSSILKVLSTPVRSYACYGGRPAMDEHKQLKQIQPQIIFATPGRLNDHLSKGNIVTNSTQYVVIDEFDKCLEMGFQDEMKEVLTQLHAIKQRILLSATDADSIPEFVNVNRLQRLDYLDEVNATKQIQIFAVHSPEKDKLETLSKLLLTFGNQSSIVFVNYRDSAERIHEYLQEHRFSSTVFHGGLDQKQREDSLYQFSNGSVNVLVSTDLASRGLDIPDVSNIVHYHLPEHEDGYIHRIGRTARWDKKGKSFLIIGPTESIPEFISSDITNFDFPEQLPPVPMEPKMATLYIGKGKKNKISKMDVVGFLCKKCGLKSTEIGRIDVKDYYVYVAVVRNKLQQVLQLSKGEKIKGIKTLVEPVS
- the serC gene encoding 3-phosphoserine/phosphohydroxythreonine transaminase codes for the protein MKKYNFNAGPSILPREVIENTAKQILDFNGSGLSLMEISHRAKDFQPVVDEAVALIKELLQIPEGYAVIFLGGGASLQFHMIPNNFFVKKAAYLNTGTWAKKALKEAKFFGEVVEVASSADKNYSYLPKGWSVPEDCDYFHITSNNTIYGTEIRKDLDVKVPLIADMSSDIFSRPIDVAKYACIYGGAQKNLAMAGVTFVIVKEDMLGKTGREIPTMLDYRTHIEKGSMFNTPPVVPIYSALETLRWIKKNGGVEAMDKLAHERADLLYAEIDRNKLFKGTVAEEDRSLMNICFIMNDEYKDLEKPFFEFATERGMVGIKGHRSAGGFRASCYNAMCVDGVKELIACMKEFEDKH
- a CDS encoding NAD(P)-dependent oxidoreductase produces the protein MKVLIATEKPFNGKAVEAIKKELESQNHCVELLEKYTSTDELKEAVKDAEAMIVRSDKITKEILDAAPKLKVVVRAGAGYDSIDTAYAKEKGVVVENTPGQNSNAVAELVFGLLIYMSRSCFSGKSGCELKGKKLGILAFGNIGRHVARIANGFGMEVYGFSRSHAENPKKEDGVQFVATKEELFKQCDIVSVHLPSNEHTKQSVGYDVVNLMKKGGILVNTARKEVINEPELLRLMGEREDLKFVTDIKPDADAEFAKFEGRYFTTPKKMGAQTAEANANAGIAAAQQINAYFKDGCTKFQVNK